A single region of the Mustela lutreola isolate mMusLut2 chromosome 2, mMusLut2.pri, whole genome shotgun sequence genome encodes:
- the ABCA7 gene encoding phospholipid-transporting ATPase ABCA7 isoform X3, with protein MAFWTQLMLLLWKNFLYRRRQPVQLLVELLWPLFLFFILVAVRHSHPPLEHHECHFPNKPLPSAGTVPWLQGLICNLNNTCFPQPTPAEQPRVLSNFQDSLVSRLLADARTVLGGPSTHRTLASLGKLMSLLRAAGTTAQHQPSDRLQDLLSLTTELLGTLLGEGSLGSVPDHAQESVSSFVEAAEDLAQELLALPSLVELRALLRRPQGAGGPLEAVSEALCSARGPSIPGGPSLNWYEASHLKELVGQEPAAAQPDHGLSPACAELVGSLESHPLSRLLWRRLKPLVLGKVLFTPNTAFTRQLMAQVNRTFQELALLKDVQEVWGALGPQLFDFLNDSTNLAMMQRLLRAGDRGRTRPGGSGGQAQAKALLAFLDPHGEGYTWREAHADVGHVVGMLGRVVECVTLDKLEVVPSEAALVARALELLAERRFWAGIVFLGPEERRDLAQPRGPGHVRVKIRMDIDAVTRTNKIRDRFWDPGPAADPLTDLRYVWGGFVYLQDLLERAAVRVLSGREPRARLFLQQMPYPCFVDDAFLRVLSRSLPLFLTLAWIYSVALTVKAVVREKEARLRGTMQAMGLGRAVLWLGWFLSCLAPFLLSTALLVLVLKLGDILPYSHPAVVFLFLAAFAVATVVQSFLLTAFFSRANLAAACGGLAYFVLYLPYVLCVAWRDQLPAGGLVAASLLSPVAFGFGCESLALLEEQGEGAQWHNMGTGPAADVFSLAQVSGILLLDAALYGLATWYLEAVCPGQYGIPKPWNFPFRRSYWFGARSPKGSSPPATPKDPKVLMEEVPPGLIPGVSIRGLEKHFPGNPQPALRGLSLDFYQGQITALLGHNGAGKTTTLSILSGLFPPTRGSACILGYDVQSSMEAIRPHLGVCPQYNVLFDMLTVDEHIWFYGRLKGLSAAAVRPEQARLLQDVGLVPKSGAQTRHLSGGMQRKLSVAIAFVGGSRVVILDEPTAGVDPASRRSIWELLLKYREGRTLILSTHHLDEAELLGDRVAVVAGGRLCCCGSPLFLRRHLGSGYYLTLVKAPVSLAASSKGKPDLEESVDAGQKREPVSWGGTAGVSGLLSLVQQLVPGARLVRELPHELVLVLPYGGAVDGSFARLFWEVDQRLEELGLAGYGISDTSLEEIFLKVVQDCAAATDPEDAATGGSHRQHPGPGRTRPDVTTQLKIQPEESISEDGERALSAPETQALRGSAQPRMWGWALTRQQLRALLLKRFLLARRSRRGLFAQIVLPALFVGLALVFSLIVPPFGHYPALRLSPSLYGAQVSFFSDDAPGNPERARLLEMLLEEAGLEAPPGNGSTRMRECPAPAVCRFWVPEVPVGVAEVLTSGNWTPESPSPACRCSQPGARRLLPDCPAAAGGPPPPQALAGSGEVVQNLTGRNLSDFLVKTYPRLVRQGLKTKKWVNEVRYGGFSLGGRDPGLPSGQEVSRSVEQLLVLLDPAPGGALDRILNSLAVWAHSLDAEDSLKIWFNNKGWHAMVAFLNRANNAILRAQLPPGPARHAHSITTLNHPLNLTKEQLSEAALMASSVDVLVSICVVFAMSFVPASFTLILIEERITRAKHLQFMGGLPPTLYWLGNFLWDMCNYLVSACVVVLIFLAFQQRAYVAPANLPALLLLLLLYGWSITPLMYPASFFFSVPSTAYVVLTCVNLFIGINGSMATFVLELFSDQKLQDVSRILRQVFLIFPHFCLGRGLIDMVRNQAMADAFERLGDGQFQSPLRWEVVGKNLLAMAVQGPLFLLSTLLLQQGGRLLPQPQPGSLHPLEDEDDDVARERERVVRGDTQGDVLVLRDLTKCFGLLGVNGAGKTSTFRMVTGDTLPSGGEATLAGHSVAREPASAHRHMGYCPQSDAIFELLTGRQHLELFARLRGVPETQVAQTASLGLERLGLLQSADQPAGTYSGGNKRKLATAVALVGDPAVVFLDEPTTGMDPSSRRFLWNSLLAVVREGRSVVLTSHSMEECEALCTRLAVMVNGRFRCLGSTQHLKNRFGAGHTLTLRVPAARSESALALVGTAFPGAELREAHGSRLRFQLPPGGRCALSRVFGELAARGAEHGVEDFSVSQTTLEEVFLNFSKDQGNEEDHRPEAGGRGGPAPRPQLPGLVAGFLEDPSMAESVL; from the exons ATGGCCTTCTGGACGCAGCTCATGCTGCTGCTTTGGAAGAATTTCCTGTACCGCAGGAGACAACCG gtcCAGCTCCTGGTGGAGTTGCTGtggcctctctttctcttcttcatcctGGTGGCCGTCcgccactcccaccccccacttgaGCACCACGAAT GCCATTTCCCCAACAAGCCGCTGCCCTCGGCCGGCACCGTTCCTTGGCTCCAGGGTCTCATCTGCAACTTGAACAACACTTGCTTCCCGCAGCCCACGCCCGCCGAGCAGCCGCGCGTCCTCAGCAACTTCCAGGACTCCCT GGTCTCCCGGCTCCTGGCAGATGCCCGCACTGTCCTGGGGGGCCCCAGTACCCACAGAACGCTGGCCAGCCTGGGAAAGCTGATGTCGCTGCTGAGAGCTGCGGGCACAACAG CCCAGCATCAGCCAAGCGACCGACTGCAGGACCTCCTGTCCCTGACCACTGAGCTACTGGGGACACTGCTTGGAGAG GGGTCCCTGGGGTCTGTGCCTGACCACGCCCAGGAGTCCGTGAGCAGCTTTGTGGAGGCAGCAGAGGACCTGGCCCAGGAG CTCCTGGCACTGCCCAGCCTGGTGGAGCTACGGGCACTGCTGCGGAGACCTCAAGGAGCAGGTGGACCCCTGGAGGCTGTGTCCGAGGCCCTCTGCAGTGCCCGGGGGCCTAGTATACCCGGGGGGCCCTCCCTCAACTGGTACGAGGCCAGCCACCTGAAGGAGTTGGTGGGGCAGGAGCCAGCAGCAGCCCAGCCCGACCACGGCCTGA gccctgctTGTGCTGAGCTTGTGGGGTCCCTGGAATCTCACCCACTGTCCCGCCTGCTCTGGAGGCGTCTGAAGCCGCTGGTCCTGGGGAAAGTGCTGTTTACACCCAACACTGCCTTCACCAGGCAGCTCATggcccag gtgaACCGGACCTTCCAGGAGCTGGCTCTGCTGAAGGACGTCCAGGAAGTGTGGGGTGCGCTGGGACCCCAGCTCTTTGACTTCCTGAATGACAGCACGAACCTGGCGATGATGCAG agGCTCCTGCGagctggggacagaggaaggacgCGGCCGGGGGGATCCGGAGGTCAGGCCCAGGCCAAGGCCCTGCTGGCCTTTCTGGACCCCCACGGGGAAGGCTACACCTGGCGGGAGGCCCATGCCGACGTGGGCCACGTGGTGGGCATGCTGGGCCGCGTGGTGGAG TGTGTCACCCTGGACAAGCTGGAGGTGGTACCCTCAGAGGCCGCCCTGGTGGCAAGGGCGCTGGAGCTGCTGGCAGAGCGCCGCTTCTGGGCCGGCATCGTCTTCCTGGGGCCTGAGGAACGTCGGGACCTTGCACAGCCCCGGGGTCCCGGCCACGTGCGGGTCAAGATCCGCATGGACATCGATGCTGTCACAAGAACCAACAAGATCAGGGACAG GTTCTGGGACCCCGGCCCGGCCGCCGACCCCTTGACGGACCTGCGCTACGTGTGGGGTGGCTTCGTGTACCTGCAGGACCTGCTGGAGCGCGCGGCGGTGCGTGTGCTCAGCGGCCGCGAGCCCCGGGCCCGCCTCTTCCTGCAGCAGATGCCGTACCCCTGCTTCGTGGATGACGC GTTCCTGCGCGTCCTGAGCCGGTCGCTGCCGCTCTTCCTGACGCTGGCCTGGATCTACTCGGTGGCGCTGACGGTGAAGGCGGTGGTGCGCGAGAAGGAAGCCAGGCTGCGCGGCACCATGCAGGCCATGGGGCTGGGCCGCGCCGTGCTCTGGCTCGGCTGGTTCCTCAGCTGCCTGGCGCCCTTCCTGCTCAGCACCGCGCTGCTCGTGCTGGTGCTCAAG CTCGGGGACATCCTCCCCTACAGCCACCCGGCCGTGGTCTTCCTGTTCCTGGCGGCTTTCGCCGTGGCCACCGTGGTCCAGAGCTTCCTTCTGACCGCCTTCTTCTCCCGCGCCAACCTGGCGGCCGCCTGCGGAGGCCTCGCCTACTTCGTGCTCTACCTGCCCTATGTGCTGTGTGTGGCCTGGCGGGACCAGCTGCCTGCGGGTGGTCTGGTGGCTGCG AGCCTTCTGTCTCCTGTGGCCTTTGGGTTCGGCTGCGAGAGCCTGGCGCTGCTGGAGGAGCAGGGCGAGGGCGCGCAGTGGCACAACATGGGCACTGGGCCTGCGGCCGACGTCTTCAGCTTGGCGCAGGTTTCTGGCATTCTGCTGCTGGATGCCGCGCTCTATGGCCTCGCCACCTGGTACCTCGAGGCCGTCTGCCCAG GCCAGTACGGGATCCCCAAACCATGGAACTTTCCCTTTCGGAGGAGCTATTGGTTTGGAGCTCGTTCTCCCAAGGGTTCCTCCCCACCTGCCACCCCGAAGGACCCAAAAG TGCTGATGGAAGAGGTACCCCCGGGCCTGATCCCAGGAGTCTCCATACGGGGCCTGGAGAAGCACTTTCCCGGCAACCCGCAGCCGGCCCTGCGGGGGCTCAGCCTGGACTTCTACCAGGGCCAGATCACTGCCTTGCTGGGCCACAATGGAGCCGGCAAGACGACCACACT GTCCATCCTGAGTGGCCTCTTTCCCCCAACCCGGGGCTCCGCCTGCATCCTGGGCTATGATGTCCAGTCCAGCATGGAAGCCATCCGGCCCCACCTGGGCGTCTGCCCGCAGTACAACGTGCTGTTTGACAT GCTGACCGTGGATGAGCACATCTGGTTCTACGGGCGGCTGAAGGGTCTGAGTGCGGCTGCTGTGCGCCCCGAGCAGGCCCGTCTcctgcaggatgtggggctcgtcCCCAAGTCGGGGGCCCAGACACGCCACCTCTCTG GCGGGATGCAGAGGAAGCTCTCAGTGGCCATCGCCTTTGTGGGTGGCTCCCGGGTCGTGATCCTAGATGAGCCCACAGCTGGTGTGGACCCTGCTTCCCGGCGCAGCATTTGGGAGCTGCTGCTCAAATACCGGGAAG GTCGCACACTGATCCTTTCCACCCACCACCTGGATGAGGCAGAGCTGCTAGGAGACCGGGTGGCTGTGGTGGCGGGAGGCCGCTTGTGCTGCTGCGGTTCCCCGCTCTTCCTGCGCCGTCACCTCGGCTCCGGCTACTATCTGACGTTGGTGAAGGCTCCCGTGTCCCTGGCCGCCAGCAGCAAG gggaagccggacCTGGAGGAGAGCGTAGATGCCGGGCAGAAGAGGGAGCCGGTCAGCtggggtggcacagctg GTGTGTCCGGGCTGCTGTCCCTTGTGCAGCAGCTGGTGCCCGGGGCGCGGCTGGTGAGGGAGCTGCCCCATGAGCTGGTGCTAGTGCTGCCCTACGGGGGTGCTGTGGACGGCAGCTTTGCCAGGCTTTTCTGGGAAGTAGACCAGCGGctggaggagctggggctggCCGGCTACGGGATCTCGGACACCAGCCTGGAAGAG ATCTTCCTGAAGGTGGTACAAGATTGTGCTGCGGCCACAGACCCGGAGGATGCGGCCACAG GGGGTAGCCACAGGCAGCACCCAGGCCCAGGCCGTACTCGCCCAGATGTGACCACACAGCTCAAGATCCAACCTGAGGAGTCCATCTCGGAAGACGGGGAGCGTG cTCTGTCTGCCCCAGAGACACAGGCCCTGCGGGGCTCTGCACAGCCCCGGATGTGGGGTTGGGCACTGACCCGCCAACAGCTCCGGGCCCTGCTTCTCAAGCGCTTTCTGCTTGCCCGCCGCAGCCGCCGTGGCCTGTTTGCACAG ATCGTGCTGCCTGCCCTCTTTGTGGGGCTGGCGCTGGTGTTCAGTCTCATCGTGCCTCCTTTCGGACACTACCCGGCTCTGCGGCTCAGTCCCAGCTTGTATGGTGCCCAGGTGTCCTTCTTCAG TGACGACGCTCCTGGGAACCCAGAGCGCGCCCGCCTGCTGGAGATGCTGctggaggaggcagggctggaggcCCCCCCGGGGAACGGCTCTACCAG gatgCGCGAGTGCCCAGCGCCCGCTGTCTGCCGGTTTTGGGTTCCTGAAGTGCCCGTGGGTGTTGCTGAGGTCCTGACCAGCGGAAACTGGACCCCGGAGTCCCCGTCCCCAGCCTGCCGGTGCAGCCAGCCCGGTGCCCGGCGCCTGCTGCCCGACTGCCCTGCTGCGGCGGGTggtccccccccgccccaggcgcTGGCCGGCTCTGGGGAGGTGGTGCAGAACCTGACAGGCCGGAACCTGTCCGACTTCCTGGTGAAGACCTACCCGCGCCTGGTCAGGCAGGG CCTGAAGACCAAGAAGTGGGTGAACGAGGTCAG GTATGGGGGCTTCTCCCTGGGGGGCCGAGACCCAGGCCTGCCCTCGGGCCAGGAGGTGAGTCGCTCGGTGGAGCAGCTGCTGGTGCTGCTGGACCCCGCGCCGGGCGGGGCCCTCGACCGCATCCTGAACAGCCTCGCCGTGTGGGCTCACAGCCTCGACGCAGAGGACAGTCTCAAG ATCTGGTTCAACAACAAGGGCTGGCACGCCATGGTCGCCTTTCTCAACAGAGCCAACAACGCCATCCTCCGCGCCCAGCTGCCCCCGGGCCCTGCCCGCCACGCCCACAGCATCACCACGCTCAACCACCCCCTGAACCTCACCAAGGAGCAGCTGTCAGAGGCTGCGCT GATGGCCTCATCGGTGGACGTGCTTGTTTCCATCTGTGTGGTGTTTGCCATGTCTTTCGTCCCAGCCAGCTTCACCCTCATTCTCATAGAGGAGCGCATCACCCGGGCCAAACACCTGCAGTTTATGGGGGGCCTGCCTCCCACTCTTTACTGGCTCGGCAACTTCCTCTGGGACATG TGTAACTACTTGGTGTCAGCGTGCGTCGTCGTGCTCATCTTCCTGGCCTTCCAGCAGAGGGCGTACGTGGCCCCTGCCAACCTGCCGGCCCTCCTGCTGCTGTTACTGCTCTACGG CTGGTCGATCACGCCGCTCATGTACCctgcctccttcttcttctccgtGCCCAGCACGGCCTACGTGGTGCTCACCTGTGTCAACCTCTTCATCGGCATCAATGGCAGCATGGCCACCTTCGTGCTCGAGCTCTTCTCTGATCAG AAGCTGCAGGACGTCAGCCGGATCCTGAGACAGGTCTTCCTAATCTTCCCCCACTTCTGCCTGGGCCGGGGGCTCATCGACATGGTGCGGAACCAGGCGATGGCTGATGCCTTTGAGCGCTTGG GAGATGGGCAGTTCCAGTCACCCTTGCGCTGGGAGGTGGTCGGCAAGAATCTCTTGGCCATGGCGGTGCAGGGGCCGCTCTTCCTCCTGTCCACGCTCCTGCTGCAGCAGGGCGGACGCCTCTTGCCGCA ACCCCAGCCCGGGTCGCTGCACCCCCTGGAGGACGAGGATGACGACGTGGCCCGAGAGCGGGAACGGGTGGTCCGAGGCGACACCCAGGGGGACGTGTTGGTGCTGAGAGACCTGACCAAG TGTTTCGGTCTGCTGGGAGTGAATGGAGCTGGGAAAACCTCCACATTCCGCATGGTGACTGGGGACACGCTACCCAGCGGTGGGGAGGCCACACTGGCAGGCCACAG TGTGGCCCGGGAGCCGGCGTCTGCGCACCGCCACATGGGTTACTGCCCTCAGTCGGATGCCATCTTCGAGCTACTGACGGGCCGCCAGCACCTGGAGCTGTTCGCGCGCCTACGCGGTGTTCCCGAGACACAGGTTGCCCAG ACGGCGAGCCTGGGCCTGGAGCGCCTGGGGCTCCTGCAGTCCGCGGACCAACCTGCGGGCACCTACAGTGGAGGGAACAAGAGGAAGCTGGCCACAGCGGTGGCACTGGTGGGGGACCCCGCTGTGGTCTTTTTG GACGAGCCGACCACCGGCATGGACCCCAGCTCTCGGCGCTTTCTCTGGAACAGCCTCCTGGCCGTCGTGCGGGAGGGCCGCTCCGTGGTGCTTACGTCACACAG CATGGAGGAGTGCGAGGCCCTGTGCACGCGCCTGGCCGTCATGGTGAACGGGCGGTTCCGCTGTCTGGGCAGCACGCAGCACCTCAAGAACAG gttCGGAGCCGGCCACACGCTGACCCTGCGGGTGCCCGCCGCCCGGTCCGAGTCGGCGCTGGCCCTCGTGGGGACCGCGTTCCCGGGGGCCGAGCTGCGCGAGGCGCACGGCAGCCGCCTGCGCTTCCAGCTGCCGCCGGGAGGGCGCTGCGCCCTGTCCCGCGTCTTCGGGGAGCTGGCGGCGCGCGGGGCGGAGCACGGCGTGGAGGACTTCTCCGTGAGCCAGACCACCTTAGAGGAG GTATTCTTGAACTTCTCCAAGGACCAGGGGAATGAGGAGGACCACAGGCCAGAGGCCGGAGGCCGGGGAGGCCCTGCGCCACGCCCACAGCTTCCCGGACTCGTCGCTGGATTCCTGGAGGACCCCAGCATGGCCGAGTCGGTCCTCTGA